In Populus alba chromosome 1, ASM523922v2, whole genome shotgun sequence, a single window of DNA contains:
- the LOC118034810 gene encoding deoxypodophyllotoxin synthase-like → MGKISGFPEGLGIEYATKKDECQKFTRLMWPDGNERFCDVIHSYTKIASELNQMLVRMLFESYGLKKDHEPLLNSTNYLLRLLKYGRSLGETNVGFKAHMDKTFLTLLYQNPVNGLEIRTKEGEWITYEPSSPTSFAVIAGDVCMAWSNDRIKSSYHRVVVSSEEDRYALGLFTFLDGVVQTAEELIDDEHPLQYKPFEHQKLLHFYESSNDPDKRDINIMKTFCGV, encoded by the exons ATGGGGAAAATCTCTGGCTTCCCTGAGGGCTTGGGGATCGAGTATGCAACAAAGAAAGATGAATGTCAAAAATTTACAAGACTTATGTGGCCCGATGGAAATGAAAGATTCTG TGATGTCATCCACTCTTATACGAAGATAGCATCTGAACTAAATCAGATGCTGGTAAGGATGTTGTTTGAAAGCTATGGATTGAAGAAAGACCACGAGCCTCTCTTAAACTCAACAAATTACCTCCTACGTCTGTTGAAATATGGAAGATCACTCGGGGAGACGAATGTTGGTTTTAAGGCTCATATGGACAAGACTTTCTTGACTCTACTTTATCAAAATCCTGTTAACGGTTTAGAGATAAGAACCAAGGAAGGAGAGTGGATTACTTACGAGCCTTCTTCACCAACTTCATTTGCTGTTATAGCTGGTGATGTATGCATG GCATGGAGCAATGACAGGATAAAATCTTCTTACCATCGAGTCGTTGTAAGCAGCGAAGAAGACAGATATGCACTGGGGTTATTCACATTCCTAGATGGGGTGGTGCAAACAGCAGAGGAGCTAATAGATGATGAACACCCATTACAGTACAAGCCCTTTGAACACCAGAAGCTTCTTCATTTCTATGAATCATCCAATGATCCGGATAAACGTGACATCAATATCATGAAAACCTTCTGTGGTGTTTAA